A portion of the Adhaeribacter radiodurans genome contains these proteins:
- a CDS encoding HD domain-containing protein has translation MKHIDFSKIQEFVTHKLVTGLSEKLTYHHLKHTLDVFEQSLVIADLENVTAEEDLFLLKIGALYHDVGFLDTYQGHEEKGCEIAEKDLTYFGLTSLQKEIVFGLIRATRIPQAPETKLQQIICDADLDYLGRQDFDVIAQSLYQEFLWQGLVKNDLDWNKVQVKFLESHHYFTPSSRQRRNPVKQQHLAQIKAKVARLES, from the coding sequence ATGAAACACATTGATTTTTCTAAAATTCAAGAATTTGTTACGCATAAATTAGTTACCGGATTATCAGAAAAACTTACCTATCACCACCTCAAACATACTCTGGATGTGTTCGAACAAAGTTTAGTTATTGCTGATTTAGAAAATGTCACTGCCGAAGAAGATTTATTTTTACTAAAAATAGGGGCATTGTACCACGATGTAGGATTTTTAGATACTTACCAGGGCCACGAAGAAAAAGGATGTGAAATTGCGGAAAAAGATTTAACGTATTTTGGCTTAACTTCCTTACAAAAAGAAATTGTGTTTGGCTTAATCAGAGCTACCCGCATTCCGCAAGCTCCTGAAACAAAATTGCAGCAAATAATTTGTGATGCCGATTTAGATTACCTCGGCCGACAGGATTTTGATGTTATTGCCCAAAGCCTGTACCAGGAGTTTTTGTGGCAAGGCCTGGTAAAAAATGATTTAGATTGGAACAAAGTACAGGTTAAGTTCCTGGAAAGCCATCATTATTTTACGCCTTCTTCTAGGCAACGCCGTAACCCTGTGAAACAGCAGCATTTAGCCCAGATTAAAGCGAAGGTTGCCCGGCTGGAGAGTTAA
- a CDS encoding Crp/Fnr family transcriptional regulator — protein MLLIEKVLTLRSSEIFHNTPEAELVELASVLEELYLEPNETLFKKGDVGECMYFIYKGQIRIHDENLTLAVLEENEILGELSVLDAETRSASATALQETILLKLEQEPFYDIMMTNAEVLKGILKTLGRRLRIMDAKMAEVKVNSPAGQPSL, from the coding sequence ATGTTATTAATTGAAAAAGTTTTAACCTTACGGTCTTCGGAAATTTTCCATAATACTCCCGAAGCAGAATTAGTGGAGCTGGCCAGCGTATTAGAAGAACTTTACCTGGAACCTAACGAGACTTTATTTAAAAAAGGGGACGTGGGCGAATGCATGTATTTTATTTACAAAGGACAAATCCGCATTCACGACGAAAATCTTACGCTAGCGGTTTTAGAAGAGAATGAAATTTTAGGTGAATTATCGGTGCTGGATGCCGAAACCCGCTCGGCGAGTGCTACGGCGCTGCAGGAAACTATCCTTTTAAAGCTGGAACAAGAACCTTTTTACGATATTATGATGACCAATGCCGAAGTACTCAAAGGAATTTTAAAAACTCTGGGCCGGCGTTTGCGCATAATGGACGCTAAAATGGCGGAAGTAAAAGTTAACTCTCCAGCCGGGCAACCTTCGCTTTAA